In the Flavobacterium sp. J372 genome, one interval contains:
- a CDS encoding META domain-containing protein, whose amino-acid sequence MKHLRNLLGITLFAVVLASCGSTKEADPMALLTSKNWQLQSINGTAVESSQFGKGLPNATFSADNKIMGNGGCNTYSGSYNLNDEMGLNVSQVISTKMACDAMATETAYFDALNKANMVKIDPDKLILMDGVEEILVFVPKAE is encoded by the coding sequence ATGAAACATCTAAGAAATTTACTCGGAATAACATTATTTGCAGTAGTACTTGCATCATGCGGAAGCACCAAAGAAGCTGACCCCATGGCACTACTTACCTCAAAGAACTGGCAGCTGCAATCTATCAACGGAACTGCTGTGGAATCATCGCAATTCGGTAAAGGGCTGCCCAACGCCACATTTTCTGCAGACAATAAGATTATGGGAAATGGCGGCTGCAACACCTACAGCGGTTCATACAACCTTAATGATGAAATGGGGCTGAATGTAAGCCAGGTGATATCAACTAAAATGGCGTGTGATGCCATGGCGACTGAAACTGCTTATTTTGATGCGCTAAATAAAGCGAATATGGTGAAAATTGACCCTGACAAACTTATACTTATGGATGGTGTAGAAGAAATACTGGTATTTGTACCAAAAGCCGAATAA
- a CDS encoding glyoxalase: protein MNNRDEALLQLRGEAIGEIFPQSSKDEIFQNRTLRPILKLQNDLFIESFINYVNKSKSDFYNMGTEKKMAFIDNAVHKDIKFRNALKGMVMAMFTVEEFREYILNSSDLNKRMMNMLIERLKDQVQLLVNPK, encoded by the coding sequence ATGAATAACAGAGACGAAGCCCTGCTGCAGCTGCGCGGCGAGGCAATTGGCGAGATATTTCCGCAATCATCTAAAGACGAAATATTCCAGAACAGAACATTAAGGCCTATTTTAAAACTACAGAATGACCTTTTCATTGAGTCATTTATAAACTATGTCAACAAGTCTAAAAGTGACTTTTATAACATGGGTACAGAAAAGAAAATGGCTTTTATAGATAACGCCGTTCACAAGGATATTAAGTTCAGGAATGCGTTGAAAGGAATGGTTATGGCTATGTTTACCGTTGAAGAATTCAGGGAATACATCTTAAACTCTTCTGACCTGAACAAACGAATGATGAATATGCTTATTGAGAGGCTTAAAGACCAGGTACAGCTTCTTGTAAATCCCAAATAG
- a CDS encoding L-threonylcarbamoyladenylate synthase: protein MAQFIKIYPENPNEKEIAKVVKILRDGGIIIYPTDTVYGLGCDITNTKALERVARIKGIKLEKANFSFVCSDLSNLSDYVKQIDTSTFKILKRSLPGPYTFILPGNNNLPKEFKKKTTVGIRVPDNNIALEIVRQLGNPIISTSIHDEDEVLEYSTDPELIFEKWQNLVDAVIDGGYGDNTPSTIIDLSGPEPEVVREGKGDPDIFLK, encoded by the coding sequence ATGGCTCAGTTTATCAAAATATATCCCGAAAACCCGAATGAGAAAGAAATTGCCAAGGTGGTGAAGATACTTCGCGATGGCGGTATTATCATTTACCCGACAGATACCGTTTACGGGCTTGGGTGTGATATTACTAACACAAAAGCTTTGGAGCGCGTGGCGCGCATAAAAGGCATTAAACTGGAGAAGGCCAACTTCTCATTTGTGTGCAGCGATTTGAGCAACCTGAGCGATTATGTGAAGCAAATCGACACTTCTACCTTCAAAATACTGAAGCGTTCGCTGCCGGGGCCATATACGTTTATTTTGCCGGGTAATAATAACCTCCCGAAAGAGTTTAAAAAGAAAACTACCGTGGGTATCCGTGTGCCGGACAATAACATCGCATTGGAGATTGTGCGCCAGCTGGGCAACCCAATCATTTCAACATCTATTCACGATGAAGATGAGGTTTTGGAATACTCAACTGACCCGGAACTAATTTTTGAAAAGTGGCAGAACTTGGTAGATGCCGTGATTGACGGAGGGTATGGTGATAACACGCCTTCAACAATAATTGACCTTTCGGGCCCTGAACCTGAAGTAGTGCGCGAGGGTAAGGGCGACCCTGATATTTTTTTAAAATAA
- the crcB gene encoding fluoride efflux transporter CrcB, translating into MLKSILFIAIGGAAGSVMRYFTSLVVKHYFSGSFPLATFIANIAGCFLIGMFTGLALKYNWTVNSNISLLLITGFCGGYTTFSAFAIENVRLLENGNFITFITYTALSIFLGIVCVWLGILLTK; encoded by the coding sequence ATGCTAAAATCAATATTATTTATTGCAATTGGCGGTGCTGCAGGTAGTGTAATGCGTTACTTTACATCACTAGTGGTAAAGCACTATTTTTCAGGAAGTTTTCCTTTAGCAACATTTATCGCAAATATAGCAGGCTGTTTTCTTATAGGGATGTTTACAGGTCTTGCGCTAAAATATAACTGGACAGTAAATTCTAATATATCATTGCTCTTAATCACAGGATTTTGTGGAGGCTATACCACATTTTCAGCATTCGCAATTGAAAACGTGAGGCTGCTGGAAAACGGCAACTTTATCACATTTATAACCTATACAGCGCTAAGCATTTTTTTAGGAATTGTATGTGTATGGCTGGGGATTTTACTTACAAAGTAA
- a CDS encoding OmpA family protein, with protein sequence MKKLVLPFLLLLLSSTTAFAQEDDQDDKMTLSTDFNKWSIDVNGGLNKTGNPMAKGYYIKATNFFHANLGFRYMFNPKFGLKFQGGYDVFNSADGSLPFETKLITINIQGYANLGRIMEFETWTQRINLLGHTGFGVGEMTGTNFIGKDHIGNFLMGLTAQYRISDRISLNGDITMINSFHHHKTWDGSMYDKDASSGFDSSYYTATLGLSIYLGKHQQHADWFVDEENDELEDLQSRLEELETMMNDSDKDGVPDYLDAEPNTITGVAVDSKGRTIDKNENGVPDELESYIENKNNEVKQSVNADIAELINSGYVNVYFDFNKDQPNAQSVNGINFLVKHLKENPSVKADVIGYADEIGDSNYNKDLSRRRSENVRKILMDAGIDGSRLNIVGNGEDTSVNKSSPYARQIVRRVTFILK encoded by the coding sequence ATGAAGAAATTAGTACTTCCATTTCTATTGCTCCTCCTGAGCTCCACCACAGCATTCGCACAGGAAGATGATCAGGATGACAAAATGACTCTTTCAACAGATTTCAATAAGTGGTCAATCGATGTTAATGGCGGCCTGAACAAGACGGGAAACCCGATGGCAAAAGGCTACTATATTAAAGCCACTAATTTTTTCCATGCAAACTTAGGTTTCCGTTACATGTTTAATCCCAAATTCGGTTTGAAATTCCAGGGAGGGTATGATGTTTTTAACAGTGCTGACGGTTCACTGCCTTTTGAAACGAAACTTATAACCATCAATATTCAAGGTTATGCCAACCTTGGCAGGATAATGGAATTTGAAACCTGGACGCAACGCATCAACCTTTTAGGACATACAGGTTTTGGAGTTGGCGAAATGACGGGGACAAACTTCATTGGGAAAGACCACATAGGTAATTTCCTGATGGGCCTTACTGCACAGTACAGAATATCTGACAGGATTTCACTTAATGGTGATATTACAATGATAAACAGCTTCCACCACCATAAAACGTGGGACGGCAGCATGTATGATAAAGATGCCAGTTCAGGCTTTGACAGCTCTTACTATACTGCCACACTGGGGCTTTCAATTTACCTGGGTAAACATCAGCAGCATGCAGACTGGTTTGTTGACGAAGAAAATGATGAGCTGGAAGACCTGCAGTCAAGGCTTGAAGAGCTTGAGACTATGATGAATGACTCTGATAAAGACGGTGTGCCGGATTATCTTGACGCTGAGCCAAACACAATTACCGGCGTTGCAGTTGACAGTAAGGGACGTACTATTGACAAGAATGAAAATGGCGTGCCGGATGAGCTTGAATCTTATATAGAGAACAAGAATAATGAGGTGAAACAAAGCGTAAACGCTGATATTGCTGAACTTATTAACAGTGGCTATGTAAATGTTTACTTTGACTTTAATAAAGACCAGCCGAATGCACAATCTGTAAACGGTATTAACTTCCTTGTTAAGCACCTGAAAGAAAATCCGTCTGTTAAGGCTGATGTAATTGGATATGCTGACGAAATTGGCGACAGTAATTACAACAAAGACCTGTCACGCAGGAGGTCTGAAAACGTAAGGAAGATACTTATGGATGCCGGAATTGACGGTTCTAGATTGAACATTGTAGGTAACGGTGAAGATACATCGGTTAACAAATCATCGCCTTATGCAAGGCAGATTGTAAGAAGGGTAACTTTCATACTGAAATAA
- the fabG gene encoding 3-oxoacyl-[acyl-carrier-protein] reductase encodes MKLLEGKTAIITGASRGIGRGIAQVFAQHGANVAFTYSASAEAAKALEDELSASGIKAKGYQSDAANFEQAQKLVDDVIEEFGGVDILINNAGITKDNLLMRISEEDFDKVIEVNLKSVFNMTKAVQKTMLKQRHGSIINMSSVVGVKGNAGQTNYAASKAGVIGFTKSVALELGSRNIRCNAIAPGFIETEMTAKLGEDVVKGWREGIPLKRGGTPEDVANACVFLASDMSAYVTGQTLNVDGGMLT; translated from the coding sequence ATGAAATTATTAGAAGGAAAAACAGCTATTATAACCGGTGCAAGCCGTGGCATAGGCCGTGGCATAGCACAGGTGTTTGCCCAACACGGCGCTAACGTAGCTTTTACTTACAGCGCATCAGCCGAGGCTGCAAAAGCGCTTGAAGATGAGCTTTCAGCATCAGGCATAAAAGCTAAAGGCTACCAGAGTGACGCTGCAAATTTTGAGCAGGCACAAAAGCTTGTTGATGATGTTATTGAAGAATTTGGCGGTGTTGACATCCTTATAAACAATGCAGGCATAACCAAAGACAACCTGCTTATGCGCATATCTGAAGAGGACTTCGACAAGGTGATTGAAGTAAACCTGAAGTCGGTTTTCAACATGACAAAAGCCGTTCAGAAAACAATGCTTAAACAGCGCCACGGCTCTATCATCAACATGAGCTCTGTTGTTGGCGTTAAAGGTAATGCAGGGCAAACCAACTACGCGGCATCTAAGGCCGGGGTTATTGGCTTTACCAAATCGGTAGCGCTTGAGCTGGGTTCACGTAACATACGCTGCAATGCTATTGCTCCCGGTTTTATTGAAACAGAAATGACAGCCAAGCTTGGTGAAGATGTTGTAAAGGGCTGGAGAGAAGGTATTCCGTTGAAGAGGGGGGGTACGCCTGAAGATGTTGCCAATGCATGTGTTTTCCTTGCAAGCGATATGTCGGCCTATGTTACCGGCCAGACGCTTAATGTTGACGGCGGTATGCTGACATAA
- a CDS encoding VOC family protein, with product MATTILGLRTVIYRVGDINKAKQWYAEAFKTEPYFDEPFYVGYNIAGYELGLQPDEAVKGDNVVTYWGVENIEAEFERFISLGATEHEAPQNVGGEIMVTSVKDEWGNVIGLIYNPYFKLP from the coding sequence ATGGCAACAACAATCTTAGGGCTGCGTACGGTAATTTACAGAGTAGGCGACATTAATAAAGCAAAGCAGTGGTATGCCGAAGCTTTTAAAACAGAGCCTTATTTTGATGAACCATTTTATGTAGGCTATAATATTGCAGGCTATGAGCTTGGACTACAGCCGGATGAAGCAGTAAAAGGCGACAACGTGGTAACATATTGGGGAGTTGAAAATATTGAGGCAGAATTTGAACGATTTATTTCACTTGGGGCAACTGAACATGAAGCGCCGCAAAATGTGGGAGGCGAAATAATGGTGACTTCTGTAAAAGATGAGTGGGGCAACGTGATCGGCCTGATTTATAACCCGTATTTTAAGCTGCCTTAA
- a CDS encoding quinone-dependent dihydroorotate dehydrogenase gives MYKSLIRPLLFRFDPEKVHHFTFSSIRFLQSVPGVPAMFRSAYNVEDKQLEREVFGLKFKNPVGLAAGLDKDAKLYKELANCGFGFIEIGTLTPKPQEGNPKTRLFRLREDSAIINRMGFNNGGVQAAVERLKANPKGKGHVLIGGNIGKNKDTPNEDAISDYEICFDALYDYVDYFVVNVSSPNTPNLRELQDKEPLTKLLSTLQEKNNGKPKAKPILLKIAPDLTDGQLLDIIDIVKETAIAGVIATNTTISRDGLQSENRHQNGGLSGKPLAKRSTEVIRFLSEKSGKAFPIIGVGGIHSPEDAFEKLEAGASLIQLYTGFIYEGPGLVKRINERLLSQ, from the coding sequence ATGTACAAATCACTAATCCGCCCGCTGCTTTTCAGGTTTGACCCTGAAAAAGTGCACCACTTTACCTTTTCGTCCATACGTTTTTTACAGTCTGTTCCCGGAGTTCCGGCGATGTTCAGGTCAGCTTATAATGTTGAGGACAAACAGCTGGAGCGTGAGGTTTTCGGGCTGAAATTTAAAAACCCGGTGGGGCTGGCGGCAGGGCTTGATAAAGATGCGAAGCTGTATAAAGAACTGGCCAACTGCGGATTCGGGTTTATCGAGATTGGTACGCTTACGCCAAAACCGCAGGAAGGCAACCCAAAGACAAGGCTTTTCCGCCTGAGGGAAGACAGCGCCATTATCAACCGTATGGGTTTTAATAACGGGGGTGTACAAGCTGCTGTTGAAAGGCTCAAAGCTAATCCTAAAGGCAAAGGACATGTTTTAATCGGCGGGAATATCGGCAAGAATAAGGACACCCCAAATGAAGATGCGATTTCAGACTATGAAATATGCTTTGATGCGCTCTATGATTATGTAGATTATTTTGTTGTGAATGTGAGTTCGCCTAACACACCCAACCTTCGCGAGCTTCAGGATAAAGAGCCGCTGACGAAGCTGCTGTCAACACTTCAGGAAAAAAATAATGGCAAACCGAAAGCCAAACCGATACTGCTGAAAATAGCACCGGATTTAACAGACGGGCAGTTGCTGGATATCATTGATATTGTAAAAGAAACAGCTATCGCAGGAGTTATTGCGACTAATACCACAATAAGCCGTGATGGCCTGCAGTCGGAGAACCGCCACCAGAACGGCGGGCTCAGCGGTAAGCCGCTGGCAAAACGATCGACGGAAGTGATACGTTTCCTTTCGGAGAAAAGCGGTAAAGCTTTTCCGATAATTGGAGTAGGGGGCATACATTCACCCGAAGATGCCTTTGAGAAACTCGAAGCAGGTGCAAGCTTAATTCAGCTTTATACCGGGTTTATTTATGAAGGGCCGGGATTGGTGAAGAGGATAAACGAGAGGTTATTAAGCCAATAG
- a CDS encoding ATP-dependent helicase, with the protein MDIHKYISQLNDAQQAPVLQKDGPMIVIAGAGSGKTRVLTMRIAYLMSQGVDAFNILALTFTNKAAREMKKRIADIVGNSEAKNLWMGTFHSIFAKILRFEADKLGFPSNFTIYDTQDSVRLISAIIKEMQLDKDIYKPKQVLGRISSYKNSLITVKAYFNNPELQEADAMAKKPRLGEIYQNYVDRCFKAGAMDFDDLLLRTNELLNRFPEVLAKYQERFKYILVDEYQDTNHSQYLIVRALSDRYQNICVVGDDAQSIYAFRGANISNILNFQQDYMDVQMYRLEQNYRSTKNIVEAANSIIDKNKTKLDKVVWTANDEGHKIKVHRSLTDAEEGRFVAGEIFEQKMRNQLNNGQFAILYRTNAQSRAMEDALRKRDIPYRIYGGLSFYQRKEIKDVLSYLRLVINPKDEEALIRVINYPARGIGDSTIEKLTVAANHYKRSIFEVMENIDKIDLRLNSGTKNKLQDFVTMIKSFQVLNETYDAFYLAEHVTKKTGLIQELKKDATPEGIARIENIEELLNGIRDFIEGQKEIDGARGALSEFLEDVALATDLDKDTGDDDRVALMTIHLAKGLEFPYVFIVGMEEDLFPSAMSMNTRSELEEERRLFYVALTRAEHQAYLTYAQSRYRWGKLVDSEPSRFIEEITDTFLEYLTPEDSGYRYKPMINTDIFGDVDKSKLRLNKPVSGTPPKWITDNEPKPDTNIRRLKPVATPGRVGTAPITDSKLAIGNIVMHERFGKGEVLNLEGVGADKKAEIRFDVGGIKKLLLRFAKLDVVG; encoded by the coding sequence ATGGATATCCACAAATATATAAGCCAGCTTAATGATGCGCAGCAGGCGCCCGTGCTGCAAAAAGACGGCCCGATGATAGTGATAGCAGGAGCAGGCTCAGGTAAAACAAGGGTGCTTACCATGCGTATTGCCTACCTTATGAGCCAGGGTGTTGATGCCTTTAACATCCTTGCGCTTACCTTTACCAACAAGGCTGCACGCGAAATGAAAAAGCGTATTGCCGATATTGTAGGCAACAGCGAGGCAAAAAACCTGTGGATGGGGACATTCCACTCTATTTTCGCGAAAATACTACGCTTTGAGGCTGATAAGCTGGGCTTTCCCTCTAACTTTACCATTTATGATACGCAGGACAGCGTTCGCCTTATATCTGCCATAATTAAAGAGATGCAGCTAGATAAGGACATCTATAAGCCGAAACAGGTACTGGGCAGGATATCATCATACAAAAACAGCCTTATTACCGTAAAAGCTTACTTCAACAACCCTGAGCTGCAGGAAGCCGATGCTATGGCTAAAAAGCCGCGGCTGGGGGAAATATACCAGAACTATGTAGATCGTTGCTTTAAAGCCGGAGCAATGGATTTTGACGACCTGTTGCTGCGCACCAACGAATTGCTTAACCGTTTCCCGGAAGTGCTTGCCAAGTACCAGGAACGTTTTAAGTACATACTGGTTGATGAGTACCAGGATACCAATCACTCGCAGTACCTTATAGTGCGTGCGCTGAGCGACCGTTACCAGAACATTTGCGTGGTGGGTGATGATGCGCAGAGCATCTATGCTTTCAGGGGAGCCAATATCAGCAACATCCTGAACTTCCAGCAGGATTATATGGATGTGCAGATGTACCGCCTGGAGCAGAATTACCGGTCTACCAAAAATATTGTGGAGGCTGCCAACTCTATCATCGACAAGAACAAAACCAAGCTTGATAAAGTGGTTTGGACGGCCAATGATGAAGGCCATAAGATAAAAGTGCACCGCAGCCTTACCGATGCTGAAGAAGGGCGTTTTGTAGCCGGAGAGATTTTTGAGCAGAAGATGCGCAACCAGCTGAACAACGGCCAGTTTGCCATACTATACCGTACCAATGCCCAGTCGCGCGCTATGGAAGATGCGTTGCGTAAACGCGACATTCCGTACCGCATTTACGGAGGCTTGTCTTTCTACCAGCGTAAAGAGATTAAAGACGTCCTTTCATATTTAAGGCTTGTCATCAACCCGAAAGACGAGGAGGCGCTTATTCGGGTAATAAATTACCCTGCACGTGGTATTGGCGACAGCACCATTGAGAAGCTCACTGTTGCTGCCAATCACTACAAACGCTCGATTTTTGAGGTGATGGAGAACATCGATAAGATTGATCTCCGCCTGAATAGCGGTACCAAGAACAAGCTTCAGGATTTTGTGACGATGATAAAGAGTTTCCAGGTGCTTAATGAAACCTATGATGCTTTTTACCTTGCCGAACATGTTACCAAAAAGACCGGGCTTATACAGGAACTAAAGAAAGACGCAACGCCTGAAGGTATTGCCCGTATTGAGAATATTGAGGAATTGCTGAACGGTATCCGTGATTTTATAGAAGGACAAAAGGAAATTGACGGTGCCCGTGGCGCATTATCAGAATTTCTGGAAGATGTGGCGCTTGCAACCGACCTTGATAAAGATACAGGTGATGATGACCGCGTAGCGCTGATGACTATTCACCTGGCGAAAGGCCTTGAGTTCCCGTATGTTTTCATAGTAGGGATGGAGGAAGACCTTTTCCCGAGTGCGATGAGCATGAACACCCGCAGCGAACTGGAAGAGGAGCGGAGGCTGTTTTACGTAGCCCTTACACGTGCCGAGCACCAGGCATATCTTACCTATGCGCAGTCGCGTTACCGTTGGGGCAAGCTGGTTGACAGTGAACCATCGCGCTTTATTGAAGAGATTACAGATACCTTTCTTGAATACCTGACGCCGGAAGACAGCGGCTATCGATATAAGCCGATGATCAATACCGATATTTTCGGCGATGTAGATAAGTCGAAACTGCGCCTGAACAAACCGGTTAGCGGCACACCGCCAAAATGGATTACCGATAACGAGCCAAAGCCGGATACCAACATACGACGCCTAAAGCCTGTTGCTACGCCCGGACGCGTGGGGACTGCACCAATAACTGACAGCAAGCTTGCCATTGGCAATATTGTAATGCACGAGCGTTTCGGCAAAGGCGAGGTCCTTAACCTTGAAGGCGTGGGCGCCGACAAAAAAGCCGAAATTCGCTTTGATGTGGGCGGGATTAAGAAGTTATTGCTGCGGTTCGCGAAGCTGGATGTGGTGGGGTAG